The following are encoded in a window of Clarias gariepinus isolate MV-2021 ecotype Netherlands chromosome 8, CGAR_prim_01v2, whole genome shotgun sequence genomic DNA:
- the trmt2b gene encoding tRNA (uracil-5-)-methyltransferase homolog B produces MLPGVFKCAGHLLKVSVSFITPKHSLVCVSSTGKRRRKKKSWLLDGKTMSLEERLADTVTPLWRLSYDEQLQWKQERQHNILLQMANHLAQDSSLSASKEEVPFPVLSIVPSPVRDGYRNKSTFSVNRGIDGNPKTVGFYIGTGKGRNIVCIHGDHLLNMPPKHNLVARCYEDFIRASPLKPCLLFHDGGHWREITVRTNSAGNTMAIVYFHPQTLSSDEINVHKASLVEYFTKGPGRVCQLDSIYFQESSMTRCSHEVSPYQLLYGEPHIYEEVLGFKFRISADSFFQVNRGAAEALYTTVAELNKASEKGTLLDVCCGTGAIGISLSPRLKKVIGIELIEQAVQDAKYNATLNGVQNCEFLSGKAELVLPKLIPAMQCEGALTAVVNPSRAGLHYRVIQALRNHPDIQRLIYISCKPEGEALRNFRELCGKTTLKRNLTGVAFAPKLAVPVDMFPHTPHCELVLVLER; encoded by the coding sequence ATGTTGCCAGGAGTGTTTAAATGTGCTGGGCATCTGCTAAAAGTCTCTGTCAGCTTTATAACACCTAAACAcagtttggtgtgtgtgagcagtactggaaagagaaggagaaaaaagaaatcctggCTTTTAGATGGAAAAACTATGTCGCTGGAGGAAAGACTAGCTGATACTGTGACACCTTTATGGAGACTGAGTTATGATGAGCAGCTTCAATGGAAACAAGAGCGACAGCACAATATCCTACTCCAGATGGCAAATCACCTGGCACAAGACTCATCTCTTTCAGCCAGTAAGGAAGAGGTCCCGTTTCCAGTACTGAGCATAGTCCCTTCGCCAGTGAGGGATGGCTACCGTAATAAGTCCACCTTCTCAGTCAACAGAGGAATCGATGGAAATCCAAAAACTGTCGGGTTCTACATTGGCACTGGGAAAGGTAGAAACATTGTCTGTATTCATGGTGATCATCTACTTAACATGCCACCAAAGCACAATCTAGTGGCCAGGTGTTATGAGGATTTTATACGTGCTTCACCACTAAAACCTTGTCTTTTATTTCATGATGGAGGACATTGGAGAGAAATTACAGTGAGAACAAACTCTGCTGGTAACACAATGGCCATAGTATATTTTCATCCACAAACTCTAAGTTCTGACGAGATTAATGTTCATAAAGCATCTCTAGTAGAATACTTTACAAAAGGTCCAGGAAGAGTTTGCCAGCTGGACTCTATTTATTTTCAGGAAAGCTCCATGACTCGATGCAGTCATGAAGTCTCTCCCTATCAGCTGCTGTATGGGGAGCCCCATATTTATGAAGAGGTCCTTGGTTTCAAGTTCCGCATCTCTGCTGATTCCTTCTTTCAGGTGAACAGGGGTGCGGCAGAGGCCCTGTACACGACAGTTGCAGAGCTGAATAAGGCCAGTGAAAAGGGCACATTGCTGGATGTATGCTGTGGTACAGGAGCTATTGGTATTTCATTATCCCCAAGATTAAAGAAGGTCATTGGTATTGAACTAATTGAGCAGGCTGTACAAGATGCGAAATATAATGCAACACTAAATGGTGTTCAGAACTGTGAGTTTCTATCAGGAAAAGCTGAACTTGTTCTTCCTAAACTGATACCCGCAATGCAGTGTGAAGGAGCACTCACAGCTGTTGTGAATCCATCCAGGGCAGGTCTACATTATAGAGTCATCCAAGCCCTAAGGAATCATCCTGACATACAGAGACTCATTTATATTTCATGTAAGCCAGAAGGAGAAGCATTGCGAAATTTCAGAGAGCTTTGCGGAAAGACCACTTTAAAGAGAAATCTCACTGGAGTGGCCTTTGCACCGAAGCTTGCTGTTCCTGTGGACATGTTTCCACACACCCCCCACTGTGAACTAGTGCTTGTTCTGGAACGATAA
- the dnajb12a gene encoding dnaJ homolog subfamily B member 12a, producing the protein MESNKDEAERCIEISIAALRNNQPDKARRFLEKAQKLFPTQKAQRLLESIALNGNAHGSNNNCGENEGSGVRHRATSDAAEKSEDGATDGAKSYTTEQLDAVKQIKKCKDYYEILGVSKDVSDDDLKKAYRKLALKFHPDKNHAPGATEAFKAIGNAYAILSNTEKRKQYDLYGEEKVHHSRHGHSHHGFEADISPEDLFNMFFGGGFPSSNVHVYSNGRMRYGHAQRHERREQRRDGSLALFVQLMPILILIVVSALSQLMVSSPPYSLSHRPSSGHTNKRQTANLKVPYYVGDHFLEEYTGKHLKNIEQNVEDDYISNLRNNCWKEKQQKEGLLYRARYFGDSDLYQRAQKMGTPSCSKLSDIQVLLHGH; encoded by the exons ATGGAATCAAACAAGGACGAAGCGGAACGCTGCATAGAGATATCTATCGCGGCGCTGCGAAATAACCAACCGGACAAAGCTCGAAGATTCCTGGAGAAGGCACAGAAACTGTTTCCCACACAAAAGGCACAAC GTTTATTAGAATCTATAGCTCTGAATGGAAATGCACATGGCAGTAATAATAACTGTGGAGAAAACGAGGGTAGTGGAGTTCGACACCGAGCCACCAGTGATGCAGCGGAGAAATCAGAAGACGGTGCTACAGATGGAGCCAAGTCATACACAACAGAACAACTGGATGCAGTGAAACA GATAAAGAAGTGCAAAGACTATTACGAGATTTTGGGAGTCAGTAAAGATGTGTCGGATGACGATCTGAAAAAAGCTTATAGAAAACTGGCTTTAAAATTCCATCCTGATAAAAACCATGCTCCGGGTGCTACCGAGGCATTTAAAG CTATTGGGAATGCGTATGCCATACTTAGTAACACAGAGAAGCGGAAGCAGTATGATCTTTATGGTGAGGAGAAAGTTCACCATTCACGTCATGGCCATTCTCACCATGGTTTTGAGGCAGATATTTCACCTGAGGATCTCTTCAACATGTTCTTTGGAGGTGGATTCCCATCAA GTAATGTCCATGTTTATAGTAATGGGAGGATGAGATATGGACACGCCCAGAGGCATGAACGAAGAGAACAACGGAGAGAT GGAAGCCTTGCACTGTTTGTTCAGCTGATGCCCATTCTCATCCTCATTGTAGTTTCAGCCCTTAGCCAGTTGATGGTGTCCAGCCCTCCCTACAGTCTAAGTCACAGGCC ATCCTCAGGGCACACAAACAAGAGGCAAACAGCTAATCTGAAGGTGCCTTACTATGTGGGTGACCACTTTTTAGAAGAATATACTGGAAAGCACCTCAAGAACATTGAGCAAAATGTAGAGGATGATTACATTTCAAACCTTCGAAATAACTGCTGGAAGGAAAAGCAGCAGA AGGAAGGGCTTTTGTATCGAGCACGATATTTCGGAGATTCAGACTTGTACCAAAGGGCCCAGAAGATGGGTACACCCAGTTGTTCAAAGCTGTCAGACATTCAAGTCCTTTTACATGGACACTGA
- the LOC128529343 gene encoding DNA damage-inducible transcript 4 protein-like, with protein MDYLQSESGVSKRLSLGKVVQKLLHHTDDIETRKRDSGCLSVLSMDDDPLEEALCAETVSNMSDVLSESSAELLGSSRLEVPHVLLERISQELLQLAATEPCGLRGAIIDVCVDNTKTLQSVGQISVDPDIVPTFHLTFSLRLDLGGLWPKFTSRLRNSVKLSTGFTVLKRKLYSQEEVYVEEL; from the exons ATGGATTATTTACAGTCAGAATCTGGTGTTTCGAAACGCCTTTCATTGGGAAAGGTGGTCCAAAAACTGCTCCATCACACCGATGATATAGAAACGAGGAAAAGAGATTCAG GGTGTTTATCGGTGCTGTCGATGGACGATGACCCGTTGGAAGAGGCTCTGTGTGCAGAGACTGTGTCCAACATGTCTGATGTCCTGAGTGAGAGCAGTGCTGAGCTGCTCGGCTCCTCCAGACTGGAGGTTCCTCATGTCCTGCTCGAGAGGATCAGTCAGGAGCTGCTGCAGCTGGCGGCCACTGAACCCTGCGGTCTTCGAGGAGCCATTATCGATGTGTGCGTGGACAACACCAAGACTCTCCAGAGTGTGGGACAGATATCTGTGGACCCCGATATTGTTCCAACTTTTCATCTCACATTTTCATTGCGCTTGGATCTTGGAGGACTGTGGCCAAAGTTCACGAGTAGACTCAGAAACTCTGTTAAACTCAGCACGGGCTTTACTGTGCTGAAAAGAAAACTGTACAGCCAGGAGGAAGTGTATGTGGAAGAACTATGA